The Cervus elaphus chromosome 22, mCerEla1.1, whole genome shotgun sequence genome has a window encoding:
- the RASD2 gene encoding GTP-binding protein Rhes, with protein MMKTLSSGNCALSVPAKNSYRMVVLGASRVGKSSIVSRFLNGRFEDQYTPTIEDFHRKVYNIRGDMYQLDILDTSGNHPFPAMRRLSILTGDVFILVFSLDNRESFDEVKRLQKQILEVKSCLKNKTKEAAELPMVICGNKNDHGELCRQVPTTEAELLVSGDGNCAYFEVSAKKNTNVDEMFYVLFSMAKLPHEMSPALHRKISVQYGDAFHPRPFCMRRVKDMDAYGMVSPFARRPSVNSDLKYIKAKVLRESQARERDKCTIQ; from the exons ATGATGAAGACCTTGTCCAGCGGGAACTGCGCACTCAGCGTGCCTGCCAAGAACTCGTACCGCATGGTGGTGCTGGGCGCCTCGCGGGTGGGCAAGAGTTCCATCGTCTCCCGCTTCCTCAACGGCCGCTTCGAGGACCAGTACACGCCCACCATCGAGGACTTCCACCGGAAGGTTTACAACATCCGCGGCGACATGTACCAGCTGGACATCCTGGACACGTCCGGCAACCACCCCTTCCCCGCCATGCGCAGGCTGTCCATCCTCACAG GCGATGTGTTCATCCTGGTGTTCAGCCTGGATAACCGGGAGTCCTTCGATGAGGTCAAGCGCCTCCAGAAGCAGATCCTGGAGGTCAAGTCCTGCCTGAAGAATAAGACCAAGGAGGCGGCAGAGCTGCCCATGGTCATCTGCGGCAACAAGAATGACCACGGTGAGCTATGCCGCCAGGTGCCCACCACCGAGGCCGAGTTGCTGGTGTCCGGCGATGGGAACTGCGCCTACTTCGAGGTGTCGGCCAAGAAGAACACCAACGTGGACGAGATGTTCTACGTGCTCTTCAGCATGGCCAAGCTGCCACACGAGATGAGCCCCGCGCTGCACCGCAAGATCTCCGTGCAGTACGGGGACGCCTTCCACCCCCGGCCCTTCTGCATGCGCCGTGTCAAGGACATGGACGCCTACGGCATGGTCTCCCCCTTCGCCCGCCGCCCCAGCGTCAACAGTGACCTCAAATACATCAAGGCCAAGGTCCTCCGGGAGAGCCAGGCCCGCGAGCGGGACAAATGCACCATCCAGTGA